The genomic stretch TTTCTACCCATTTCTTCAAAGTATGATTTGACCAAATTACCATTTTCATATTCTTCATAACTCACCATCTTCTCATAAAAACAAGTGAAACAAGTAAAATTTAAAGATTTATAAATTGAAGAGAATAATTttacttataaaaaaaaataaaaaataaaactataaaCCAAGTTGAGAGTATAGTAAGAATAAAAATTGTAAAAGGCACAATTGAATTTTGGAGTATTATATTTACACCCCAAAAATATACAAGTACACCTCTACACTAAGTTTACtccatttaatttataaaaatattgtttttttaGGATAAATAACATTTTGGATCCTGTGTTATACAAAAATTATCGATCAGAccatatattttgttaaatgataatttggatTCTATATTACGAGATTTtagtcaatttttttaaaatatgaccaTAGTGCCCCTGAGTTTTATTAAtgaatgaattaaataaataatgaaaaatatatttaaaaataaaaattaaattaaattgtttcttatttaaaatagttttttaattatttttttatttaaaaataatttaatttatttttataggaTCTAATTTCCACAAAATGAAACATGCCAAACATTGGGCCTTCTACAAAGCCCAAAACAAGTTTTACCCAAACAAGTATGTTAATGGGCTCCGTTCTTGAATTAAAGGCCCATATTTGAATTAGGGCTCTGAAAGTGAGTATATATGATGCTTTGCTAGGGTTTTAGGCTGCCTCTCCATTTTCGCTTACAGCCGAGTTAgcagagagagagtgtgtgagaGAGAAAGACAGTAGAGATGAAGACCATTCTGTCGTCGGAGACCATGGACATCCCTGACGGGGTCCAGATCAAGGTCCACGCCAAGATCATCGAGGTTGAGGGACCTCGAGGCAAGCTCGTCCGTAACTTCAAGCATCTCAACCTCGATTTCGAGCTAATCACCGACGAGGAGGGAAAGCGTAAGCTTAAGATCGAGTCCTGGTTCGGCTCCCGCAAGACCAGCGCCGCCATCCGTACTGCTCTCAGCCACGTTGAGAATCTCATCACCGGTGTCACCAAGGGTTACCGATACAAGATGCGTTTCGTGTATGCCCATTTTCCCATTAACGCTTCCATCACCAACAGCAACAAGTCTATTGAGATCCGTAACTTTTTGGGCGAGAAAAAGGTCAGTTTTTGCTTCGTTTTATTTTAGCTGTTTTAATATATGGGATTGGATTTTTTTATCGTTtggttttatgttttttatttgtttctTGGTTCCGgtaattgttattattattcaATTGATTGATGGGttgatttatgttttgttatttctttgttaGATTAGATGAAATAATGAACCAAGTATTGAAATGTTGTGTCTTCAGGTTAGTTATGGAACTCGTATATACGTTTAGAATAGTTTCTTAGTTTGAAAATGGTGATTGTTAGTCTAATTAGGTTCTTAAAAACTTGATCAAATTTCAACTTCATGATTGTTTCGGTATAACAGAGCAcatgtgcaattattttatagTGTGTCAATGAGCACTATTATAAGAAGATAATAATTTGTTCAATATAGCAGTTTAATCTCAAGTGATTTGTAATGGGTTATTCCTTGAGCATATTGTGTTGTACATTGTACTGTTGCAATGTTAATGTGTATAGGACTTGTGTTAGTGTCGATGCTAATAATGTCAAAGCCTTAGTGAAATAATTTGTTCAATATTCCAGTTTAATCTTAAGTGTTTTGTAATGGGTTATTCCTTGTGCATATTTTGTTGTACATTATACTGTTGAAATGTTCGATGTTAATAATGTCAAAGCCTTCATAAAACTTGTGCTTGTGTTTTTGTTTATCAGGTGAGAAAGGTGGATATGCTTGACGGAGTCACTATCCTCCGATCTGAGAAGGTCAAGGATGAGCTTGTTTTGGATGGTAATGATATTGAACTTGTTTCAAGATCTTGCTCCCTGATTAACCAGGTCCACTCCTCGCTCTGTCTCTTTTTATTTATGCACTAACTTTCTGAAATTTGACATGTACTTATTTCATGACTTGTGTACTTGTATCCTTGTTAAAATAACATGGACAGAGATTGTCTTCTCGATACTGAGATTTTGATTTGTTTTTCCCCCCCCGACAGAAATGCCATGTCAAGAACAAGGATATCAGGAAGTTTCTTGACGGTATCTATGTCAGCGAGAAGGGAACTATCACTGTGGAAGAATGATCAAGTGGTGTTATAGGAATACTCTTTTTAGTCTTTTGAAGTAGTTTATTTTCTTGATGTGGCTGGCTAGTTCTATTTAATTGCGGGTTTTGTCTGAACGACTTCTATAAGCTTGTTTGAAATTGAGATTGGGATCGACAATTTTGTGTTATTATAGTTATCATAATTTCTTTTTCGTTTTAACTTGTTTCATTTCATATTTAACTATGTTCAGGGGTTTGTTTAATCCTCTGTTCAAGTGTTCTCTTGCTTCTTCGATTTATATAATTTGTGTTTATTTTGAACCAGGTATCTATTTCCTTTCTTACTTACAAGTTCTCAATCGTAATTATATGGTGTAATAATACAGAGAGGCCACTATTGTAGATTAGTTCCATAGTGAATTATTATACTCAGAGTAAAAATCTAGAAATATGGAAaaatgtagattttttttttttttgatcaagaagaaaattgaacttcattgaacaaacagCCATTACAACTAGAGTGCCAAGCACTCAAGAACAAACAATCTGTACAGCCAACTAAAAAACCAGCAGAGCCACTCTCTTAATTACATTGAAGTTTCCTTATAAAAATCTGCTCTTGAGCTGAAATTGTCAAAGaataaccataaaaaaaacacCTATTTCTTTTCCTCCATATGCTGTAAATAACAGCTGCCACAACCAAGTTCATAATTGACAGTCAAAATGATATTGAGGTGAGGGTGACTCTCAAAATGACTCCCACAAACCGGACAAAACAGGTTTGTCACTTGAATGTGTAACCGGATTAAGAAGAAATCTGTGCTTAAGAAGGGTAAGCTTACACCAAACTGCATGATAGCCCACCAGCTGCTGATTTAAAGAGCTGTTGTATAGCTTTGAAGGCTGAAATCTCCCAAGAAAACCAGCAGCAAGAATCTCAGCATGACTATATTTATGACTATATTTTTTCCTGATATGGCAtaacttcctccaataccaactactATCTGATTTCAGTGTATAATTCCAGAAGTTAAAACCTTTCAGATATATAGCATTGATCCATTTAACTCATAAAACTTCAGGCTTTTCAGAGATAGCCCAGATATATTTAGCTAAAATAGCTCTGTTCCAATTGACTCCATCTCTGAAACCGAGACCTCCATAAGCTTTTGGAAGGCAAACCTTCTGCCAAGAAGCAAGATGTAGCTTACTCCTATGCCCAGAATTGCCCCAAAGAAAGCTACGGCAAAGTTTCTCAACCTCCTTAAATATACTCTGAGGTAAAACAAAGATACTCATCCAGTAATTACGAAGCCCGAATAAAACTGAGTGAATGAGTTGCATTCGGCCAGCAAAAGAGAGATGCCTGCTAGTCCAAGACTGAAGTCTCAATCTGATTTTCTGAAGAATAATTTCACAGTCTTCATGTCTCCACTTAGTTGGCCTCATAGGCACCACAAGGTACTTCAGTGGAAAGGAGCCTTCCGGGAGCTGAATCTTTTGGGCAATATGCATTCTCTCTGTGGCAATGACACCTCCAAAAAATATATGAGATTTTGTTGTATTTATAGACAAACCAGCAGCAGCACTAAATTCCACAAGAACTTCTTTAAGAGTGTTAACAATTGAATGAGGACCTTTACAAAAAAGGATCAAATCATCAGCAAAACAAAGGTTAAAGAGCTTAAGACTTTTGCACATAGGGTGATATCTGAATGTAGAGCTAAGAGCAGCTAGTTGAAGGCTCCTAGTCAAATACTCCATTATAAGCACAGACAAAAGAGGAGATATAGGATCTCCCTGCCGCATCCCCTTCTTGCCTTTAAATTTACCTTGAACTCGACCATTCATGAGCAAAGAGTAAGAAGTATTCCACAAACAAACCATTATCCATCCTATAAATTTCATAGGAAAACAAAGAGCCCTTAAAAGATCCTCTAGGAACTGCCAATCTATTGTGTCATAAACCTTACTTAAGTCGATCTTGATTGCACATCTTGGTGAAGTAAAAGCCCTCCCATAGTTTTTGATAAGGTCCTGAAGAATCATGATGTTATGAGCAATAGAACGACCCCTAATAAAGGCTCCCTAGTTCGGCTGAATAAGCTCAGGAAGGACTAAAGCCATTCTCGAACATAAAAGCTTGGCAATACATTTGTATAAAGTAGAGCAACAAGCTATAGGTCTATAGTCAATAGCCCGGGATGGATTTGCCACCTTAGGGACCAGCGACAGAGAAGTTTCATGAAGCTCAGGAGGGAAGCACCCTGTGTCAAAGCACTGACTAATGGCTGAGCAAACTTCATCCCTTATATCCTGCCAGACTGCCTTGAAAAAGCCAGATCCAAAACCATCTGGTCCCGGGGACTTAGTGATGGGAATACCAAATAATGCATCATGAATTTCCTTATGAGAAAAAGGTTTTAAAAGCATCAGTTGTTGATCAACCGAGAGCTTAGATCCCATCGCTATACACTGTAAATTTATCCTGCCAGTAGCTGAACTCGGGCTCCCCAAATAGCCTCTGAAATGCTCAACAAAGTGAGAAACAACTTCAGGAAAATTATCTACCAGATTACCTTGGTCATTGATATAGGAAGCAATACCATTTTCAGCTCTACGCTTCTTCAAGTAAGCATGGAAAAACGAAGTATTCATATCTCCCTTCCTTAACCAAGTTATTTTACTTCTTTGAGTCAAGAAACTATGGTACATTTTCTCCTGAACCGAAAAAGCTTCAGCAGCTTCCTTCACCACTTCCTGAAAACTAAAGTCATAAGGATGAGATTGAGCTTGAAGTTGAGCTTCTTGGTAATTCTCCTTAGCCGTGTGATAGTTCAACCCAATGTCACCAATATTATctctattaaaaaaatttaacctATGCTTCAGCCTCAAAGTCTTTAAATATATAGCCCTTAAACCAGTTGCCTTAATAGGAATCCTCCAGCTGTTCATAACCACCTCATTGAAGTCATGATGATCtacccaaaaattataaaatctgaacaatttaaaacccaaattctcCATAGGCAGGATGTTAACAACGCAAGATCAATGATTTGAAACAACTTCCCATCTAAAAACATCATTAGAATGAGGAAAGAAATCAAGCCAAGTCTCATTCATGAAAACATGGTCAATTTTAGAATAGATTCTAGCTGGACCATTTTGATTATTAGTCCAAGTGAAATAAGAACCTAAACTCTTAAGAGATTCAACATGAGTATCCTTAAGCCAACGGAGAGAATCTATCAACTCCAAAGTTGAAATTAGTTTCCCTCCAGATCTGTCCATACCTGAAAAAGGGGCATTGAAGTCCCCTAATATAATCCACGCTTTATCCAACAGAGATAATTGTTGTAACCCTTCCCATAAACTCCTCGTGCCGTTTATCGAATTAAGCCCATAGACAAAAGTAATATAAAAGACTTGCTTCTGACCAAGCATCTTGACCAAGCAGTGAACAAACTGATTAGACTTCTCAAGAATCGTAACCCTTACAAAAACCTTCCTCCAAACTATCAAAATTCTACCTTCAATGACCGAACTAGTATAAAACTCCCAGTTTGGAAGTTTTTGCTCCATGAACTCTATAATTTTATTCCCCTTCATTTTTGTCTCTAAGAAACCACCAACTCCTATTTTATTCCTACTACAAAGATCTATAACTGAGTTATGCTTATTAGAACTGTTCATCCCTCTCAAGTTCCAGCTCAATATATTGCAATTATCCATTGGAGGAAATAGAGATGGGATTACCTTCTTTGCCACCATTCATTTGCTCTTGAAGCACCTCAAACTTATTCATTTTCTTTTGCCCTTGCCCTGAAAACTTAGCATTATTATCTGCTACCTGACCTTGTTTAGAATGAGTAGCTACACGTTTGGGAGTGAGCCAATGTTTACTATTCTGAGTACCCTTGTCTTCAACAGCATTAGCCAAAGTGTTAAGCTGAGAACCCTCAGTATTGATGACCTGAACCCCTTCCACTTCTGTTCTAGTCAAGACCGCTGGCTCCACACCATCAGGTGCTACATTTCCTGTATTCATCCTATTCTTCACCTCCTCTTTTGTTGTAGTATCCTTTTTGACCCATTGAGTTTTCAGCTCTTTACGACAATCCATCACTGAATGACCAAAGCCAGAGCAGGTCTTGCACTTAATAGGCAACCATTCATATTCCACCCCCTGTTCCATAATTTGACCAAGCTCATTCAGAAACTGAATGCTTCTAGGGGGATTATCTGTAACTTCCATTTCCACAAAAACTCTAGCAAATTGAACTCTTGAGCGCTCCCTAGTAAATTTTTCAACCATTATCGGTTTACCAATCGTACTCACAAGTGCACTAAGACATTTACTTCCCCAATATTGAAGCCCTAAATCATGTAAACGAATCAATAGAGGAACTGAACGAACAAGACGAACAACACTAAGATCCGCAGACCATGGGCGAATGATAACAAGTTTCCTATCAAATTGGAGTATTCCATTTTCTAGAACATGATCCCTCGTAGCATCATCATTAAATTTGACCATGGTCAGTCCCATTGTCATTCTAGCTATCTGAGCAGTCCCTAGATGACcccaaactcttttaatgaaccCTTCAAAAACAACCATGGGAGGATTAGCACCAAGAACCATACAGATTACTGTCGAACTCCAATTCGCAGATTGAATTTTGACCTCTTCAGCATCTATCCTTGCGTATTTCTGTCCATCTCTGTATAATGGTTCAGTGAATTCGAGTTTCTGATCAGAAAAGGAAATCTTACTTGTCGTAAACTACTGCCATTAACGGTGAGCTGAAGCCTGAAAATCCCCTTCCTCCACCTTATCTGCCCAGGAAGCTGTATTCGAGATCGAAGTAACTCTCCCATCACCTGTAATATCGACTTCCTGAGATCCATTATCCCCAATCAGTCGTTTCTCTTCGTTATTGAGATTCAAACCCTCATCTCTAACCTCATCCAAATCATTCAATACAACAGACGCAGGGCCTTCGGTCACcaaatccttggtaacggaacaACATGAAGCCTTCTTGTCCTGAACCAGCTGATTATCTTGCTCTTCTACCCTAATCTCAGGCTTACGTATcagcttcttcttcttcgccatggaagagaaCAAACCGATAcccaagcttttttttttttttttgactatATAATTGCTAATGTAGAATTTTTTTTAGTGATGGAAATTtagtaattatttaaaaaatgtttGTCTAATGTTTTCTTTCATCATCACTTTTCTTATCCATATATTTTTCTCACCTACCAAATACACTCATTTTAACTTTCTCCCAACTtgtcttttaatttaatttcctCACTTTTCCACCATAACAAACTTAATGTTAGTATCAATTATTGACTCAAACAGCTTTAATAATAAAGGGAAATCTTAATCTAATATGGGATCGCTTTCATTAGGCTCTAATACAGAAATGGTGGCCCATAGTAACAGTGACTCAAGCTTTTGTTTCACTTCTCTCACCGTTGGAAGTTTAAAGCTTATTTACTCCACGGAACTAACTAATAAATGTACAAACAATAAACACAAGAACGTGTAAATGCATGGTTTATGGACCCAACTCAATTATTAGTCAATTCCCAAGTGTCGTGAGGTGGATGGTGGAGTGAACAATTTCATTTCTGGTTTGTAATTTTTGCCTACTTTGGTTATCCTTTTATTTTTCGCATACTGACAAATTCACCACCAATCATTGTCGAATTCAACACGATATTATTATCCTATACGAACCACAGACATTCCTCTTTACCCTTAAAACTTCTCTTAaactagcttttttttttttttttcaatctttttcTCTAAAAGCTTTTGCCTTTTCTTCATCTTCATCCTCAAATCTGAAATGGGTTCTTCCCACTGGTTGATAATATGCCTTACCCATCTCTTGTTCATAACAGAGCAGTTATCTCCAGTTCATTCTGGGAGTCACAAGACGATCAACAATGGACCAGCAACTAAGGTAATCAAGCATCTCTCTTTCCCAAATTTCAGTTCCTTCAACAATCCCAGAATCCTTGAAGACATTAAACTTCTGGGCAGTGCCAAATTCTCAAGTGGTGAGCTTCAAATCCCAGATCAGTCTCAAGCTTTTGATCTGAGACACCAAGCAGGGAAGGCTATTTTCTCCTCTCCCATTCGGCTGTACGACCCTCCAACTCAAACCCCAGCCTCTTTCCAAACAACCTTCGCTTTTCAATTCCACAACTTGTCAAGTTTGGATTATTCTGCTTCTGGAGCTGGTAATGGAAgtggtggcggtggtggtggtagtggccTCACCTTCATCATTGCCCCAGATGAGTTCACAGTCGGAAGACCAGGGCCATGGCTGGCCATGATAAACGACGCATGCGACGAGGATTACAAGGCTGTGGCTATCGAGTTCGACACGCGTTGGAATCCAGAGTTCGGAGACCCGAACGACAACCATGTGGGAATCGACTTGGGCAGCATGGTTTCTGCCAAAACAGTTAACGCCTCCGATGTTGGTGTCTTCCTCAAGGATGGCTCGGCTCACCGGGCTTGGATCACGTACGACGGTTCACGGCGCTGGCTCGACATCCGACTTGGATCAAACGACGGAAGCTACCCTTCAAAACCATTGTTCTCTGACTCTCTTGACATCTCTCCTTACCTCAAAGAATACATGTTCGTTGGGTTCTCTGCTTCGACTGGGAACAAAACTCAAATCCACAGTCTCCTTTCATGGAACTTCACTTCAACTAGCCAAGCTTTTCTTCGAGTTCCTTCGTCTGAAACTTGCGAGAATAAGCTCACTGTAGATCACACAGGAAAGATGACTCATACCAAGACTCCGAGTAGTTTCTTGATCTTCATGGCAGTGGTGGTACTTGCTCTTGTAGTTCTCATAAGTCTATATTACAGTAGAGGACGCAAACACGACAAAGGAAACGCCGTCGTTTTACCCGAAAAGAAGCAGAGACCGAGGCCACCAAACAAGCCTCGACGCTTCACAAGTTCTGAACTTTTTTCAGCCACTGCCTCGTTCAGCGAGTTAGAAATTCTGGGTAGTGACTCGAAAGGAGTTTACTACAGAGGAAAGCTCTCCAATGGCTGCCAAGTAGCTGTGAAACGGTTCTCGGCCCAGTTTCTGAACTCGATTGGTTTAGACAAACGACGGCTGTTGAAGGAGGTTGTAGCCATAGGCAAAGTCCGTCACCCAAATCTTGTTCCAATCCGAGGCTGGGCTCAAGACCACAGAGAAACCATGGTGGTATACGACTTCTTTCCCAATGGAAGCCTCGACAAATGGCTATTCGGGGTCGGAGTTCTTCCATGGACGAGGCGATTCAAGGTGGTGAAAGACGTGGCCGAGTGCCTCAGCTTCTTACACTCGAAACAATTAGCTCACAAGAATCTCAAAACGACGAGCGTTTTTCTTGATGTGAGCTTTAGAGCTGTGTTGGGTGATTTTGGTTTTGTGTTGTGTGGGACTGAGTCAAGGAGGTTTGAATCGGCGGTGAGTCAGAGTGTTGATGTCTTTGAGTTTGGACTCTTGGTGTTGGAAGTGGTAGCCGGACGGCGGCGGTCGGAGGCTGCGGCGACGGCGGAGGTGGAGGACGAGGAGAGGGACTTGTTGCGTTGGGCTTGGAGATTGCATGAGAGTGgcgagaaggagaagttggtggATAAGAGAATGGGCTTTGTGATCCACTCGGAGCAAGCTAATCGGGTTTTGGAAATTGGGCTTCTTTGTACGCTGAATGAGTCCAAAGGAAGGCCCACTATGGAAGAGGTTGTGGAGTTTTTGGGAATGGAGAGGCCCATTCCCGAGTTGCCACTGAGTCGACCCGTTTCTTTGTTCCCTTATAGTAGTATGAATGTGGGTCTTTGTAGTATTGGTTACTCTTGTGCCCCTTTTAAATGAAgggaaaatttatttaattatccaATTCATAATTGAAACTTATATCACTAATTTAATAGTTTCTACctacttttttttaatttataaactTACTAAATTGCCCTTTCTCacgtttatcatttttttttgtcgGAATAGATTGTATCACTATTCAAGATTGTAAAACATGAGAGATTAGGGAGAGGGCCTCTTCCAACCAAGAAAACTCATTGTTTAGCCATAAGGCATGCTTAACCAATCCATGAACAACAATATTAAAATTGCAACCAACATGAGAGAGATGCCCTCAGAAGATTAGACAATAGAGTTTTAATGCTCAGTAAAAAATTACACCAATTATATTATGATAAACATGTTGCGCAGAGCCAAACCCAAGAAAGAGAATTAGAAGACACTTTATTAACCAAGAGTTCTAGAACTTGAGCCCAATTCAGCACCGGTAGAAGAGTAAGAACATCTGCTTGAAAAAGCTAATAAGTTACCTGGAACACAAAGCAAAATACATACCCATCAGTTTTGTGAAATCAAGGTAAAAAGTCGGATTAATTCTAACCAAAGGGGCCCCCTTTGGTTAGACATTACATAAACCCCTAATTAGTTAACTAAatattaaaacataaattttAGTATTACTCGTGAAAAGAACAGAACTACAATTTTGTAATTTATGAAAAGTTTAATAGACCATAAAAATatacttataattaaatgtaacATAACAACACCATAAGCGAGCACTTGTAACCGAATATAACATAATTACAGTCATAAAATGATACTTAAAACAACAAAATCATCACTGTAAATTGCAACAAAACTAATAACATACCTTATAAAATGGTGTATAAATTATAATTGTTCTCCACTTAAGT from Humulus lupulus chromosome 5, drHumLupu1.1, whole genome shotgun sequence encodes the following:
- the LOC133834361 gene encoding large ribosomal subunit protein uL6, whose protein sequence is MKTILSSETMDIPDGVQIKVHAKIIEVEGPRGKLVRNFKHLNLDFELITDEEGKRKLKIESWFGSRKTSAAIRTALSHVENLITGVTKGYRYKMRFVYAHFPINASITNSNKSIEIRNFLGEKKVRKVDMLDGVTILRSEKVKDELVLDGNDIELVSRSCSLINQKCHVKNKDIRKFLDGIYVSEKGTITVEE
- the LOC133834362 gene encoding L-type lectin-domain containing receptor kinase VIII.2-like, with translation MGSSHWLIICLTHLLFITEQLSPVHSGSHKTINNGPATKVIKHLSFPNFSSFNNPRILEDIKLLGSAKFSSGELQIPDQSQAFDLRHQAGKAIFSSPIRLYDPPTQTPASFQTTFAFQFHNLSSLDYSASGAGNGSGGGGGGSGLTFIIAPDEFTVGRPGPWLAMINDACDEDYKAVAIEFDTRWNPEFGDPNDNHVGIDLGSMVSAKTVNASDVGVFLKDGSAHRAWITYDGSRRWLDIRLGSNDGSYPSKPLFSDSLDISPYLKEYMFVGFSASTGNKTQIHSLLSWNFTSTSQAFLRVPSSETCENKLTVDHTGKMTHTKTPSSFLIFMAVVVLALVVLISLYYSRGRKHDKGNAVVLPEKKQRPRPPNKPRRFTSSELFSATASFSELEILGSDSKGVYYRGKLSNGCQVAVKRFSAQFLNSIGLDKRRLLKEVVAIGKVRHPNLVPIRGWAQDHRETMVVYDFFPNGSLDKWLFGVGVLPWTRRFKVVKDVAECLSFLHSKQLAHKNLKTTSVFLDVSFRAVLGDFGFVLCGTESRRFESAVSQSVDVFEFGLLVLEVVAGRRRSEAAATAEVEDEERDLLRWAWRLHESGEKEKLVDKRMGFVIHSEQANRVLEIGLLCTLNESKGRPTMEEVVEFLGMERPIPELPLSRPVSLFPYSSMNVGLCSIGYSCAPFK